ATGATAGAGTCTATCCATCATCTTAGCACTGCCAATCATCTTTTTCGAGGCCCGATCCTAAAAAATACCATGAGTGTTAAAGAATGTCACAGTACAATTGGAATTCTTATAGATTTTAGagataagtatgattttggtccctaacgtagagatcaaaaatttatttcgtccccgacctttttttcgctacaaaatggtccccaaggtttcagtttgttttaaaaccGTCCTTCGAACCAAAATGCCCATATCCCTTCTTCCCCAAAATCATGCAAAGCACCAGCAGAAACACAAGCATAAGcaccactaccaccaccaccataccCACCACCACCCACCacctaccaccaccaccatcatcatcatcatgatcatcatcatcatcatggaatcataagaactcagaaccagaaccaccaccaccacccccaCCCACTGCCACTCCATTACCATCTGCATCACACCAAccaaaactcaaaaaatcaACATCATTATCGTCATCCTCATCAGAACCCAGAACTCAGATCCAGAACTCAAACTCAGACAAACAAAAACTCAACTCAGAAaatcatcataatcatcaaGAACTCAGAATTAGCAACAACAATActccaaattcaaattttagcaACAACAATGTTCCAcaacaaatttcaaaaaaatccaaaaatttcacaaaaatccAATTCACAGAAttcacagaagaagaagaagaaatggcaGGCGACGGTGAGGCGGTGGAGTCGGCACCCCCCTTTCTTTCTCTCCCCACCCCCGCTTCTCTGTaccctttctttcctttttttatttattttatatttattttattttattttataatttttttaatgagagtaatttggtaataaaaaaataaaattcgtaaaaaggacgattttaaaacaaattgaaacCTTGGGACTATTTTATAGCAAAAAAAGGCCGaggacgaaataaatttttagcctctacgttagggaccaaaatcgtacttattCCTAGATTTTACTAACAGAGAGAAGATTACAAGAAAATTTTGATACATGTAAGATATTTTTTAGGTcaatatttttggataatttaaTTGTATCCTTTTCAGTAATAGATGAAAAACTACCATTAGCAACTctaattttctcattttttaaagCAAGGAGAATAAGTTTTAAATAAAAGGGAGAGACTGGTCATATGGTCAGATGCACCTGAATCGACAATTCATGGTGCATTTAAGTTCGAGGTGCAATTAAGGGAGATAGGAATACTAAAATTATATGTTTGAGCCAAAAAAATTACTAGGAGTACTAGATAcagaattgaaaatttaatagcCTTATGATGAGTTGTTCAACCTATTCTTTACTCAAGGATGATTTTTCAACCTCATGAGCAGTTGAGGTAAAACATATTTTGGGACCAAGTTTACTGCCTTTAAATGTGGTAGTTTTCCATAAATGTTCCAGCAAGTTTTTTGGGTGTGACGAGATTTATTGCAGTGGTCACACCAAAAATTAGAGGAGACTTCTGATTTGAAGAATTTTTAAGTGCAGCAGGTGTCATTAAGAGTGCATTAGACTCCAAAAAGTCTATTCAGTCTTGTCTTTTTTCATCATCACAACTTTACgagttttctcttttttaactTCAGCAAATACTTTTTCAATTAACGGTAGGATTGCTCTTCCAATAATTTTGCCACGAACTTCATCTAACTCCACATTGAGGcctacaaaaaattaaaatatcctCCCTTCTTCCATTGTTTGTTGATGGTGTTTAGCATCACCGGCTAAATTTTACTTGTAGTTATTGAAGTGGTCAAGGTCCTACCACACCAATTTCAATGTATGAAAATATTTGGTGACATTGTCACTTTCTTGTTGAATTTCTCTACCTTTTAGAGTAAGTTCATAAATTTGGGATTTATTCCCAAGATTAGAATACATCTCATTAACACTATCCCACAATTCTTTGGTAGTGGTATAGTACATATAGTTACTACTGATATCATTTTCAATTGAGTTCCCCAGCCATGTcatcattataaaaaattttatattccaCACATTATATTGTGGGTCAGTGATGTTAGGCTGGCTTCGCTCACCGGTGAGATATCcaatcttttctctttcatGAATGTACATCTGAACTGATTAAGACTACCTAAGGTAGTTTGGCCCATTGAGTCAAAATGTGGTGATCTGAACTGAATGGGAGTCACCACTAACTAGTATCCATtgctcaaattttttaaatctgaTGGAGTAGGAGTggtgttttctttttattcatgATTAATGATTGAAAAACTATCAGCCATAGCTATAAATTAGAGGCACAATACAGAGATCTTGCTCTTATACTAACTTGAAGTGTTTGAATATTATGTGTAATCAAATGTACAGAGAATCATTCTCTTTATAGAGGAATcacaaaaatagaaataactagaaaatgagaaaaaatattaacctaaaataaaagaaaaatttctaatcataaaattcctaaaattaagctaaattaagaaagaaagaatattataataaaCTCTATTTAcagaaaaaattaatgaaagaaATTAGGaatctgattttgatttgatctagtcgtcaatatattaaattagtaattaaaaCAAATGGAATCATTTTATATGATAATTGATGTGTAGTTCATACATATACACACATCAAAGGGTAGGAGTGCAACTATTAAGTATAACTACTATACAATGACATACAAAATAcgcaagaaaaaataaaagtgtgATAGTGAATATTGAGAAAATGGTATGATGGTGTAAtcaaatattcataaaatagaTTAGAGTTTAAGCAACTTCACTAAGACCCAACTTCATTGAAAACCACCGTCAACCATTTTTTATGAGCCCTTGACACCCAAGAATTATTCAATAACAGTTTAGCAAGAATAAATCATGAGTGCACataaaacaaaacataacaaaataggaaaaaattaaaaaagttgaAATTTTTAGCTATCTCTATTCATAAGAACAAGTATTGAAGTTAGAAAATTTAATTCCCTAAGAACAACAGAAATAGTTgaattaaacaaataaagacGTCTTGGAAACAAAGATGGCTGCATCACTCAGAATAACAAAGACAATTAGATCATAGAGAaagttcaatcaaaattcacaCACAACATAACGAAGAAAAACAACTACCTTATCACTAACTCCAACAATAATAAGAAGACTTGAGCTGAACATCTCAATGATAACAAAACGTTCAACACCTATAAGGTGAAAAAGCTCACAAATATTCAATAAGATAGTAGGgcatgtaaaaaaattaaaatattcatggAGTTAGAACTATACATGTTCGATGACAGAGCCTTCCTGTattagtattaaatattatgAATCCATCTACGGCTAATAAAGAAACAACTATAgcaaagaataataaaattagcGAGACGGAGGGTTTATTTGAAAATGAAAGAGATTGtattgaaaaaaagaaatagagtATGCAGGTATGATCCAGATTAAAAGAAACACGGGATAGGACATGAAGACGGGATGAAGATGAATGTTCCAATTTAATAACCCATACAACGACGTCGTTTAGAATATAGCTTGGCAGCTAAGGGGGCAGATAACAATACACGTCAACATACTCTTAAGGTTAGTTGATAAAGTGATCAATGGAGATTCATGTTTCACAAATTGAGGAATTTATTTGATCATTTTATAAAAGGGATCGAATTGGAGTGCTAAAAATTTCAAGAACAATTTTAGACATTAcctcattaaaaaaaagaaaatctcaTTTCGATCCTTAACAATTTTGCAAAATCTCCTATTCATCTCTTAAAGAAAGCATAATGTCATTGcgaaacattttaaaatttatgttttttaataattttttatgagtttaatttttatatattgacaataaaaattattgaatgatatttatttttttaaataataattttacataattaatataaaaaatagaaatttttcCTGACGTAATTTAAATGTACATataaaattgttataaatattaaaaaaattgatgtacAATGTTTTTACATGATAAAAATTTActtacaattatttttatgtaaaattaataattgagaattagataatttaatatatttNNNNNNNNNNNNNNNNNNNNNNNNNNNNNNNNNNNNNNNNNNNNNNNNNNNNNNNNNNNNNNNNNNNNNNNNNNNNNNNNNNNNNNNNNNNNNNNNNNNNNNNNNNNNNNNNNNNNNNNNNNNNNNNNNNNNNNNNNNNNNNNNNNNNNNNNNNNNNNNNNNNNNNNNNNNNNNNNNNNNNNNNNNNNNNNNTTTTTGTTAATCGgttattatataattagatcaaaattattttattttataatgtaagtgtattaaaattaaattataaaaataaggtGTCTAATTTAACCCTTTTAAAGACTAATAGTTGTTTGTTCTAACATGTAAAAGGTTTTCTCAATTTCGATCCGAGAGTCTAAAGTGTAAAGCACTAAAGCAGTGCAAAAGAAGAAGGGGTCAAAATGGAAATGAAGatctgaaattctgaattctgACTAGTGAGCCTGCTGCGTCCCCGTTGTCTGTCCCCCTGCAGCCTGAAATGACGACGGTATTGTACCACATGGTGTCGTCGTCAGCCCTAGTATCACTGGGACTATACAACCTAATCTCCACCACACGCAACTACCTGAAATTCCCACACACCTACGCAGCAAAACTGTTCCACCCATTCCCATTCCCATCCACCACGCTCCGCCACGTGCCCATCTACCTCACCCTCCTCTCCCTCTTCCTCTCCATCATCCACCAACTCATCCTCTCCTTCTACCCTGACCCCCTTCTCAAAGGCCACACCCCCGTCCACCGCCTCACCTCCCTCCACTCCGCCaccctcctcttcctcttcctcctcctctccctcctcttcctcttctccgaCNNNNNNNNNNNNNNNNNNNNNNNNNNNNNNNNNNNNNNNNNNNNNNNNNNNNNNNNNNNNNNNNNNNNNNNNNNNNNNNNNNNACTCCTCCGCCTCCTCCACCGCCTCCGCGCTCCAAACCTCCGCCTTAGAGGCCCACTGTCTCCTCGTCTCCGCGCGCCTCTCCGCCATCATTTCGTTCCTCTGCCTCATCCTCGCCGCCATGCCCAAGCTCTTCTCCGCGGACGCCGCGCTCTCCGCCTCCCTCATTCTCCGAGGGCTCTGGACGTTCCAGACGGGGCTTTCGCTCCACGTCGATGCCTTCATCCCCGAAGGCTGCCACCGGCTTCTTGATGTCGTTAATGGCGTCGAGGGATCCACGCAGTGTGATCTTGATGAGTCGAAGCTCAGGGCTGTGGCGATTCTCGACCTCGCGTTTCTTCTTCAGGTGGTGATCGTTGTGGNNNNNNNNNNNNNNNNNNNNNNNNNNNNNNNNNNNNNNNNNNNNNNNNNNNNNNNNNNNNNNNNNNNNNNNNNNNNNNNNNNNNNNNNNNNNNAGGCATTGCCCATGAATTCCAACTCTGGAGATGCCAACCACCAAAGTGTTGTTCAGATGAAAGCCATGGCTGGCACACAGGCTTGAAATGAATCTTACTTCGATTGTTGTAGTGCTATTTTGGTTCTTGGTACTTTTATAAATGATATGAGTTAGTTATGGAATCTGATCTGATCTTGTGAATACAGAGAATGGATTACTTAATGAGATTTCTTAATGGTTGATGGAATCAGATATATTTTGTTGGATCAAGCTACTGAGCTAGTTGGTAAAGCGATAAAGTGAGTGATTAGTCCATAGAGGGTTCACATAGGATGGAAGTTACAAATTCAATGGTCAATAGATCCTTTACCAATATGCTCGTTTTAGAggatctaaattttattttgctaATTTGCATATTCTTGAGGTGCTTTTAGTGAGAGATAggttctttttctcttttattgttGGTGGAACCATTCATTTGATGCttcttttttcattagtttGCATATACTGTTGGGCCTTTTAACTTTGCTGTTAGAGAAAGATGCTCTATATATGGTATTTaacattttgaatttaatgagttGCTCCTCAGTCCTCATATGGTACTAGAATTTCAGACGAAGAGTGTGTATTTTACACAGTAATTCCTGTGTTAAATCTTGTTGGTAAATTGTTGATATTGAAGTGTTCTGTTTTCCTGAAATTTTTTGCCTTAAAATGATGTATGACTATGCCCCATGAGGCCATGATTTTCAACTGATCCAATATTTTCATGGTTGATATTTGGTCTACCTGGTAGTTTACCCTAGCTCTTTGTTTACAAATTAAAGTATTTAGGTAGTAGTGTACGGAATCAGCATTCAGGTATCCTATGATGGACATCAACATCATAAGTACATAGCTAGCGGACCTGCATTTCAGAAGGTAACGACTAACGAGTGAATCTTGCACTGTTTATTGACCATCTAAGTGCCAATTACTTGGCTTTAGGGTTTGATGTTATGTTAATAGTTATAGATTCAGCGTCTGTCTTTCCGATTTAATCCATTCGATTAAAATTCCCAatgtagattttttttctttcaatgtTTACAATGTTAGAAGCATATTTCAATAGTTCTGCTGCAGTTACAGATCTTACATAGCACATGCaatgcatttttttttctttttctaagagGAGAGGGAGGGGGAGGCTGTTTTTGAGAGGTTGAGCATGTTATAAACTTATAATTGAGCAAACtgttgtaaaataaaagatatactaaatataaagatatataaatagaagaatatagtatttatataattagctcaataacaataatttatatatgtatttataaatattatatgttgtaatatatatatatatatatataagtgatatattgcatgagaaattgagttaattttaagagtagttttatttatttaaatgtggtggtattaattgtaattttgaatgcatgatatgaacagtgtatatttgaatttgaatcaagggatgttgatgtataaggaacaggaatttagagaattattatgacttctctgaaataaacaaaaatttaatccttgaagcaaaataaatagcaaaagaaaaaaaataaataataataaaagcaagatccaaagctctgagcatcaatgactagggaggtcagacatgattaaaagctcaaagagttgttttcctagtcatatgcttgtggtgtgattgtgtcaagtaatccttgagacagaacacttagagtcgagaccaagtgcgtttaacagagtatgccaaaggctttgagcaccaatgtttgggagtaactgaaagaaaaatcagaactcaaagagagtCCCCCAGTTAAGTGTTTGTGGtatttctgtgt
This portion of the Arachis duranensis cultivar V14167 chromosome 6, aradu.V14167.gnm2.J7QH, whole genome shotgun sequence genome encodes:
- the LOC107494624 gene encoding uncharacterized protein LOC107494624 (The sequence of the model RefSeq protein was modified relative to this genomic sequence to represent the inferred CDS: added 124 bases not found in genome assembly); translation: MTTVLYHMVSSSALVSLGLYNLISTTRNYLKFPHTYAAKLFHPFPFPSTTLRHVPIYLTLLSLFLSIIHQLILSFYPDPLLKGHTPVHRLTSLHSATLLFLFLLLSLLFLFSDSLSFDNSLLFALSSALFALHSSASSTASALQTSALEAHCLLVSARLSAIISFLCLILAAMPKLFSADAALSASLILRGLWTFQTGLSLHVDAFIPEGCHRLLDVVNGVEGSTQCDLDESKLRAVAILDLAFLLQVVIVVVVVFATYAIVAKSVGARRLGSYEALPMNSNSGDANHQSVVQMKAMAGTQA